From Laspinema palackyanum D2c, the proteins below share one genomic window:
- the ispD gene encoding 2-C-methyl-D-erythritol 4-phosphate cytidylyltransferase → MHLLIPAAGMGRRMGSNRNKLLLSLLDRPLIAWTLEAADASREIRWIGLIGQPEDWPDFEAILAANPPNKPVQFIQGGSTRQESVYNGLQGLPPEATHVLIHDGARCLATPDLFDRCAEALRHCPGLIAAIPVKDTIKIVARDSQTIEQTPDRQQLWAAQTPQGFEVALLKQCHDRGKSQGWEVTDDAALFEKCDLPVQIVPGEETNLKVTTPMDLAIAEFILCQQRPELK, encoded by the coding sequence GTGCATTTATTGATACCCGCCGCTGGCATGGGGCGACGAATGGGCAGCAACCGCAATAAACTCCTCCTGTCATTGCTCGATCGCCCCTTGATTGCCTGGACCCTAGAGGCGGCGGATGCCTCCCGCGAAATTCGTTGGATTGGGTTAATCGGTCAACCGGAAGACTGGCCCGACTTTGAAGCGATTTTAGCCGCCAATCCTCCCAACAAACCTGTCCAATTCATCCAAGGCGGCAGCACCCGCCAAGAATCGGTTTACAACGGATTACAGGGACTTCCGCCAGAAGCGACCCATGTGCTCATTCATGATGGGGCCCGGTGTCTGGCAACCCCGGACCTGTTCGATCGCTGTGCCGAGGCCCTCCGCCATTGTCCCGGATTAATTGCCGCGATTCCGGTCAAAGACACCATTAAAATTGTCGCCCGGGACTCCCAAACCATTGAACAAACCCCTGATCGCCAGCAACTCTGGGCCGCCCAAACCCCCCAGGGATTTGAAGTTGCCTTATTGAAACAGTGCCACGATCGCGGAAAATCCCAGGGATGGGAGGTTACTGATGATGCGGCATTATTTGAAAAATGTGACTTGCCGGTGCAAATTGTCCCCGGGGAAGAGACTAATTTGAAAGTGACCACCCCAATGGATTTGGCGATCGCTGAGTTTATCCTCTGTCAACAACGCCCTGAACTCAAATAA
- a CDS encoding DUF6930 domain-containing protein: MAGLNRSTFRRLQQLQQIPSVWEGDRRPMSEPLPIGSSALADYDSENGGDCIMWVDGSQGIVRSMDVVSPDTGPEAVVRTLLRAMEHPHSPALPGRPQKIVVKDREIQFFLRGVLQDLGISIEYVPDLPLIDELFRGFQDVVDRKTPLLPPQYVESLEAKAYEVWQAGPWQCLADHQIISIELEGLDMGTLYACVMGMLGLDYGILLYRSLESLTQFRKRVIANESPERLEEAFLSQDCLFITFEGAEEDDDIDLSDLPPSEIHPTFGNLHPLEGMRAILYDEEALLTILALDGFARFFRTVRRKLTGGKFPKLSQRYQIPVPPGGDRQGPENVAVTVSTMPELAAKLFEMSMSATEDEDDEDEDDDEPLLRDDLVPPNSFLSLGVVPWEILKELEGSASHFQSAQVHASGDGLPIILIQTSRPKAKAMIETLKEVGGVTGIGFNPGEDPLGGNRFDLGILKAENGELFLFGEFMEDDPVHVAARKKWDGRCKKTKGYCGLVIAMGLTGASRGNPQKKDMLALFEVRSLSPKDINLGTLQLMPMPF; encoded by the coding sequence ATGGCAGGTTTAAACCGCTCTACGTTTCGTCGCTTACAACAACTGCAACAAATTCCCTCGGTTTGGGAAGGCGATCGCCGTCCGATGTCCGAACCGCTGCCTATAGGCTCCTCGGCTTTAGCGGATTATGATTCAGAAAACGGCGGGGACTGCATTATGTGGGTGGATGGGTCCCAAGGAATCGTCCGGTCGATGGATGTGGTCTCCCCAGATACGGGTCCCGAAGCGGTGGTTCGCACCTTGCTCAGGGCTATGGAACACCCTCACAGTCCAGCTCTTCCTGGGCGACCCCAGAAAATCGTGGTCAAGGACCGGGAAATCCAGTTTTTTCTCCGAGGCGTCCTTCAGGACCTGGGCATTTCCATCGAGTATGTGCCGGACCTCCCCCTGATTGATGAACTGTTTCGCGGGTTTCAGGATGTGGTCGATCGCAAAACGCCTCTGTTACCCCCGCAGTATGTGGAGAGTTTAGAAGCCAAAGCTTATGAAGTCTGGCAGGCAGGTCCCTGGCAATGTCTGGCGGATCATCAAATTATCTCGATTGAGCTGGAAGGGTTGGATATGGGAACCCTGTATGCCTGTGTCATGGGGATGCTGGGATTGGATTATGGGATTCTGTTATATCGGTCCCTGGAATCCCTAACTCAGTTTAGAAAGCGGGTGATTGCCAATGAATCGCCGGAACGGTTAGAAGAAGCCTTTTTATCCCAAGATTGCCTGTTTATTACGTTTGAAGGGGCTGAGGAAGATGACGATATCGACCTCTCGGATCTTCCTCCTAGCGAGATCCATCCCACTTTTGGCAATCTCCACCCCTTAGAAGGAATGCGGGCTATTCTCTATGATGAGGAGGCCCTGCTGACAATTTTGGCCCTGGATGGGTTTGCGCGCTTTTTCCGCACTGTGCGCCGCAAGCTGACTGGCGGCAAGTTCCCGAAGTTGAGCCAACGCTATCAAATTCCGGTTCCCCCAGGGGGCGATCGCCAGGGTCCCGAGAATGTGGCGGTGACGGTAAGCACGATGCCGGAACTGGCTGCCAAACTGTTTGAAATGAGTATGAGTGCCACGGAAGATGAGGATGATGAGGACGAGGATGATGATGAACCCTTGTTACGCGATGATTTGGTGCCACCGAACTCGTTCCTCAGTCTCGGGGTCGTTCCTTGGGAAATTTTGAAAGAACTAGAGGGTTCAGCTTCTCATTTTCAATCCGCTCAAGTTCATGCCAGCGGCGATGGGTTGCCCATTATCTTAATTCAAACCTCTCGACCCAAGGCGAAAGCGATGATTGAAACCTTAAAAGAAGTTGGGGGAGTAACCGGAATTGGTTTTAATCCCGGTGAAGACCCCCTGGGCGGTAATCGCTTTGATTTGGGCATTTTAAAAGCAGAAAATGGTGAACTCTTTCTGTTTGGGGAGTTTATGGAAGATGACCCGGTTCACGTTGCGGCGCGTAAAAAGTGGGATGGCCGCTGTAAGAAAACCAAGGGATATTGTGGTTTGGTGATTGCAATGGGGTTGACGGGAGCAAGCCGTGGGAATCCTCAAAAGAAGGATATGTTGGCTTTGTTTGAGGTGCGATCGCTCTCCCCCAAAGATATCAATCTCGGCACCCTCCAATTGATGCCAATGCCTTTTTAA
- a CDS encoding CHAT domain-containing protein, which yields MQFPFSRLTFIPAIALLSVPAFGFSAPLLPQIPPVNKSEPSSELFHDTPPLLEQGIEQFRQGDFQTALQTYQQVLQRHSLEGDRLQMAAAMTQIGEVYTALSDYTKALEQLESALAIREELNDRPGVGETLNHIGFVYSRLGDYPQALQIHEQALEIARTLNHRPIEGEALHHIAAVYAATGEYQKAVQLYQEALVIRRFVGDKRDEGRTLNNLGGLYYNLGEAQRALDLYEQALKLREEIGDRAGVARLLSNIGLLYRQFGQGDRALSYYEQALPILTEIGDKSSLGNTLNGLGVLYEERGEYQQALSVYNQSLAIAEEIGDRPGMSKTLDNVGGIYYSLGQYPQALTFYERSLSLRQSLGDRPGMGTILNNLGGLYYRLGEYPEALELLQQALTIRQEIGDKSGESRNLDAIAIVYEKLGQYTEALDHYQQALEIANAIGDPTAQGNALEHIGGVYLSLGQTAQSLEFLQQALQTFQRIGDRVGIGRTLNSIASVYYRLKQYPQSLEFLQQSLQILRETGDKAGEAIALANLGRIFQEQEDIVLATAFYKKAVNLHESIRKDIRVLSMERQQSFTDTVADTYRHLSDLLLRQDRILEAQQVLDLLKIQELDEYLQNVRGNEQTASGVQFLPEEEKLAEEYLTLQGQAIELGQELSQLQSISEPERTPEQQARIAELDRTLQTLRQKFDRFLESPEIIEIAAEISRKTSGENLDLTNLAQLQASLQQLNQNAVLLYPLILEDRIELILITPDSPPLHRSVAVNKANLSRGITEFRTALTVPSKRANTDIPKVAAKQLYNWLIEPFQSELDRLEVETIIYAPDGLLRYIPLAALYDGEKWLAQRYQINNITAASLTNFKVTPPKDLKILAGAFTQGTYSVEVGTRQLAFSGLPFAGKEVENLAATIPGTMKLIDLDFNRSATTSGMSDRNVIHLATHAAFVNGQPEDSFIMLGDGDRITLRDLEDWSLPNVDLIVLSACQTAMGGQMGDGTEILGFGYQMQKVGAKAAVASLWSVDDGGTQALMTAFYNSLKTGQNKSAALQTAQLALLESDYNHPYYWASFILIGNGF from the coding sequence ATGCAGTTCCCTTTCAGTCGTCTTACGTTCATTCCGGCGATCGCCTTGCTGTCGGTCCCTGCATTTGGATTCTCTGCGCCTCTGTTGCCGCAAATCCCCCCGGTGAATAAGTCCGAACCCTCCAGTGAACTCTTCCATGATACCCCTCCCCTCCTGGAACAGGGAATCGAGCAATTTCGCCAAGGAGACTTTCAAACCGCCTTGCAAACCTATCAGCAAGTCTTACAGCGACATTCCCTCGAAGGCGATCGCCTCCAGATGGCGGCTGCCATGACTCAGATTGGGGAAGTTTATACTGCCCTGAGTGATTATACCAAAGCTCTCGAACAATTAGAATCGGCCCTAGCCATTCGTGAGGAATTGAACGATCGCCCAGGAGTGGGAGAAACCCTCAATCATATCGGGTTTGTCTACAGTCGCTTAGGAGACTATCCCCAAGCGCTACAAATCCATGAACAAGCGTTAGAAATTGCCCGAACCTTGAACCATCGCCCCATTGAAGGGGAAGCCTTACATCACATTGCCGCCGTCTATGCGGCGACGGGAGAGTATCAAAAAGCGGTGCAATTGTATCAAGAAGCCCTCGTTATTCGTCGGTTCGTTGGAGATAAACGCGATGAAGGACGGACCTTGAATAATCTTGGGGGCCTGTATTACAATCTGGGAGAAGCCCAACGCGCTTTAGATTTGTATGAACAAGCGCTGAAATTGCGAGAAGAAATTGGCGATCGCGCCGGAGTGGCGCGGTTATTAAGTAATATCGGGTTGTTATATCGCCAATTCGGCCAAGGCGATCGGGCATTGTCATACTATGAACAAGCCTTACCTATTTTAACAGAAATTGGAGACAAATCCAGCTTAGGCAATACTTTAAATGGATTAGGGGTACTCTATGAAGAACGAGGCGAGTATCAACAAGCCTTGTCCGTTTACAATCAATCCTTAGCCATTGCCGAAGAAATCGGCGATCGCCCCGGCATGAGTAAAACCCTGGACAATGTAGGGGGAATTTATTATAGCCTGGGTCAATATCCCCAAGCCCTGACCTTTTATGAACGGTCTTTAAGCCTCCGCCAAAGCCTTGGCGATCGTCCCGGCATGGGAACCATTTTGAATAATTTAGGCGGGCTTTATTACCGTTTGGGCGAGTATCCCGAAGCCCTAGAATTGTTACAACAAGCCTTAACCATTCGCCAAGAAATTGGGGATAAATCCGGAGAAAGTCGTAACCTAGATGCCATTGCGATCGTCTATGAAAAGCTCGGTCAATATACCGAAGCCTTAGACCATTATCAACAAGCCTTAGAAATTGCCAACGCCATTGGCGACCCCACCGCCCAAGGCAATGCTCTCGAACATATTGGCGGCGTTTATCTCAGTTTAGGACAAACCGCCCAATCCTTAGAATTTTTGCAACAAGCCCTACAAACCTTTCAACGCATTGGCGATCGCGTTGGCATCGGACGGACCCTCAATAGTATTGCTTCCGTCTATTATCGCCTGAAACAATATCCCCAATCCTTGGAATTTCTCCAACAAAGTCTCCAAATTTTAAGAGAAACCGGAGACAAAGCCGGAGAAGCGATCGCCCTGGCTAATTTAGGCAGAATTTTCCAAGAACAAGAAGATATTGTCTTAGCCACTGCCTTTTATAAAAAAGCGGTCAACCTTCATGAATCCATCCGTAAAGACATCAGAGTGCTGTCAATGGAACGGCAACAATCCTTTACCGACACCGTAGCCGATACCTATCGTCATTTATCCGATTTATTGCTCCGGCAAGACCGCATTTTAGAAGCCCAACAAGTCCTAGACTTATTAAAAATCCAAGAACTGGATGAATACCTGCAAAATGTTCGCGGCAACGAACAAACCGCATCCGGAGTGCAATTTTTACCGGAAGAAGAAAAACTCGCCGAGGAATATTTGACCCTTCAAGGACAGGCGATCGAACTGGGGCAAGAATTAAGCCAATTACAAAGCATTTCAGAACCCGAACGAACCCCAGAACAGCAAGCACGGATTGCCGAACTGGACCGCACGTTGCAAACCCTGCGCCAAAAATTTGACCGTTTTCTCGAAAGTCCCGAAATCATCGAAATTGCCGCTGAAATTTCCCGCAAAACCAGTGGAGAAAACCTGGATTTAACCAATCTAGCGCAATTGCAAGCCTCATTGCAACAGTTAAATCAAAATGCCGTTTTGCTCTATCCCCTCATTTTAGAAGACCGCATCGAATTGATTTTAATTACGCCTGATAGTCCTCCCCTTCATCGGTCAGTTGCGGTAAATAAAGCCAATTTAAGCCGAGGCATTACAGAGTTTAGAACTGCCCTCACCGTCCCCTCCAAACGAGCCAATACTGATATTCCTAAAGTGGCAGCCAAGCAGTTATATAATTGGCTAATTGAACCTTTTCAAAGTGAACTGGACCGTTTAGAGGTAGAAACCATTATTTATGCTCCTGATGGGCTGTTACGTTATATTCCCTTAGCCGCCTTGTATGATGGAGAAAAATGGTTGGCCCAGCGATATCAAATTAATAATATTACGGCTGCTTCATTAACTAACTTTAAGGTTACTCCCCCAAAAGACCTGAAAATATTAGCGGGTGCATTTACTCAAGGAACTTATAGTGTTGAAGTGGGAACGCGACAATTAGCGTTTTCTGGGTTACCTTTTGCCGGAAAAGAAGTAGAAAATTTGGCGGCAACTATCCCTGGAACCATGAAACTCATTGATTTGGACTTTAATCGAAGTGCCACCACTTCGGGAATGAGCGATCGCAATGTGATTCATTTAGCCACTCACGCCGCTTTTGTCAACGGTCAACCGGAAGATTCATTTATCATGTTAGGCGATGGCGATCGCATCACCTTACGCGACTTAGAAGACTGGTCCTTACCCAACGTCGATTTAATCGTCCTCAGCGCCTGTCAAACCGCAATGGGGGGACAAATGGGGGACGGAACAGAAATCCTGGGATTTGGCTATCAAATGCAAAAAGTCGGTGCAAAAGCCGCAGTCGCCTCTTTATGGTCCGTAGATGATGGCGGAACCCAAGCCCTGATGACCGCTTTTTATAATAGTTTAAAAACTGGCCAAAACAAAAGTGCCGCACTTCAAACCGCTCAACTGGCCTTACTAGAAAGCGATTATAATCATCCCTATTATTGGGCTTCTTTTATCCTAATTGGCAATGGCTTTTAA
- a CDS encoding alpha/beta fold hydrolase, producing MTTALETWTHNTIAVNGITLHYVTQGEGPLMLMLHGFPEFWYSWRHQIPEFAQDYKVVAVDMRGYNDSDKPQDLSAYHIQELIKDIEGIITGLGYESCVLVGHDWGGAIAWYFTYSYPQLVEKLIVLNIPHPAKFAEGLRSNPQQILKSSYAFFFQIPLVPEFLFQFNDYQAIETAFQTQAVDKDAFSPADINAYKNAAAKRGALTAMLNYYRKTLWELVFDKEWNLLEVPTLMIWGENDTALGKELTYGTESYVRNLQIRYIPNCSHWVQQEQPERVNQYMREFLSESGEK from the coding sequence ATGACAACTGCCCTAGAAACTTGGACTCACAACACGATCGCCGTGAATGGAATCACCCTGCATTATGTCACCCAAGGGGAAGGACCCTTGATGCTAATGCTCCACGGCTTTCCCGAATTTTGGTATTCCTGGCGACATCAAATACCCGAATTTGCTCAAGATTATAAAGTCGTTGCCGTGGATATGCGCGGGTACAACGACAGCGATAAACCTCAAGATTTATCAGCCTATCATATCCAAGAATTAATCAAAGATATTGAGGGAATCATTACCGGATTGGGGTATGAAAGCTGTGTCTTAGTCGGTCATGATTGGGGAGGGGCGATCGCCTGGTATTTTACCTACAGTTATCCCCAGTTAGTCGAAAAACTCATCGTCCTCAATATTCCCCATCCCGCCAAATTTGCCGAAGGACTCCGCAGCAACCCCCAGCAAATCCTTAAAAGTTCTTATGCCTTTTTCTTTCAGATTCCCCTTGTCCCCGAGTTCCTCTTTCAATTCAATGATTATCAGGCCATTGAAACGGCATTTCAAACCCAGGCTGTGGATAAAGACGCCTTTTCCCCGGCTGATATTAACGCCTATAAAAATGCGGCCGCCAAACGGGGTGCCCTGACTGCCATGCTCAACTATTACCGGAAAACCTTATGGGAATTAGTTTTTGACAAAGAGTGGAACCTCTTAGAAGTCCCCACCCTGATGATTTGGGGAGAAAATGATACCGCCCTGGGGAAAGAATTAACCTACGGAACTGAATCCTACGTTCGGAATTTACAGATTCGTTATATTCCCAATTGTAGCCATTGGGTACAACAAGAACAACCGGAACGGGTGAATCAGTATATGCGGGAATTTTTATCAGAAAGCGGGGAAAAATAA
- a CDS encoding tetratricopeptide repeat protein, translating to MTETVESQFTSGVERYKAGEGPDTLIPVFRDICDRAPKNSPAWTCLAWLYLLADKPTPAYKAAQKAVKLNPQDAQAQVNLAVAMLDSGQKGVRTHIEIVQQLMMVAAELRDEVKDNIEEGLNRKPDWKSLQRVKNWLFE from the coding sequence ATGACTGAAACCGTTGAATCTCAATTTACCAGTGGCGTGGAACGCTATAAAGCTGGTGAAGGCCCAGACACCCTGATTCCGGTGTTCCGGGATATCTGCGATCGCGCCCCAAAAAATAGTCCCGCTTGGACTTGTTTGGCGTGGCTGTATTTATTGGCCGATAAACCCACTCCCGCCTATAAAGCAGCTCAAAAAGCGGTCAAACTCAATCCCCAAGATGCTCAAGCTCAGGTTAACCTGGCGGTAGCAATGCTTGATAGCGGTCAAAAAGGCGTCCGCACTCACATCGAAATCGTCCAACAACTGATGATGGTTGCGGCAGAATTGCGGGATGAGGTGAAGGACAATATCGAGGAGGGATTGAACCGAAAACCGGATTGGAAGAGTTTACAACGGGTCAAAAACTGGCTGTTTGAATAA
- a CDS encoding HesB/IscA family protein, whose amino-acid sequence MTQATEPQQRGIIVTDSAMNHIKSLRSQQGGEDLCLRVGVRGGGCSGMSYTMDFEQIQNIQPNDEVFEYEEGFKVVCDPKSLLYIYGMALDYSNALIGGGFQFTNPNATQTCGCGKSFSA is encoded by the coding sequence ATGACACAAGCAACAGAGCCTCAACAACGCGGAATTATCGTCACCGATTCTGCCATGAACCATATTAAGTCCCTGCGGAGCCAACAAGGGGGGGAAGACCTTTGTCTAAGAGTTGGTGTGCGCGGGGGTGGCTGCTCCGGGATGTCCTACACGATGGATTTTGAACAGATCCAGAATATTCAACCCAACGATGAAGTCTTCGAGTATGAAGAAGGCTTCAAAGTGGTTTGCGATCCTAAGAGCTTGCTTTATATCTATGGCATGGCCCTTGACTACAGCAATGCCCTGATCGGCGGTGGTTTCCAATTCACCAACCCCAACGCCACTCAAACCTGTGGCTGTGGCAAGTCATTTTCTGCCTAA
- a CDS encoding alpha/beta hydrolase has translation MSISRPYKDLPWSWDTKSPETLQNDCQWLESLVKNSAPFSDGWVKARIVQLAYKCPNSPDFPQSKNRGKSANRKPMSTAQLLAYGGKLSEKEIVEALQWECGQYCQTHPVADFSYFHKMVDEKYVMATLNSWCDRHFSEKSARNFEIYQDLVYPNVFLVISTAPISLYVDRQLPPQDRFRALFNVDEFAEIVGEGFCDRMTLRTHGYATSAATFYDLFRNEAKALNRQESSPDSGLKDNHFYIGYHWPSEQPFTSPGLWKDFSNNWGVIFKFSFVLSGFAGIIGTGLYGMVKLLGLPLFKGLEFLPLIGPIWKGIQLSAVGLQWYWVVPPLFILWVLLMQCLRVLVYQRDRYRAIHYGAPDLAEFFWRLDRALNPQAVKTNQDKKTAPLTPVLGSIEAENQGSVSLANHAVSGSKAEIGVNLVGHSMGGLLLVNTLRILSDRFGKDEEDIEDPDGGEFSKIGDRLRLDKLILASPDIPLEFLREGRNNYVRSAMRRCRQIYLMSSDRDIILRYMPTLGNWFSEPSIEMSAYRLGNVYLQPLDDRYPDTNYRPYIRNVLVSQAAANPTSAYDLFERFNYIDCSETIGVNGIFWPLKSHRGLAIDLINTLMFLLSLTYSRVFGQLDLHGGYFLTHTATFKILKLLISLNQSESEINEGIQKLIPGTKIRFLPRQPFLTKD, from the coding sequence ATGAGTATTTCTCGCCCCTATAAAGATTTGCCTTGGAGTTGGGATACCAAATCCCCAGAAACCTTACAAAATGACTGCCAATGGCTTGAATCCCTAGTTAAAAATTCGGCTCCCTTTTCCGATGGATGGGTGAAAGCCCGAATCGTGCAGCTTGCCTATAAGTGCCCCAACTCTCCGGATTTTCCCCAATCGAAAAACCGGGGAAAATCTGCCAACCGAAAGCCCATGAGCACAGCCCAGCTTTTGGCCTACGGCGGCAAGCTTTCGGAAAAAGAAATTGTTGAGGCGTTACAGTGGGAATGTGGGCAATACTGCCAAACTCACCCCGTCGCCGACTTTTCTTATTTTCACAAAATGGTGGATGAAAAGTATGTGATGGCGACGCTGAATAGTTGGTGCGATCGCCATTTTTCGGAAAAGTCTGCGCGTAATTTTGAGATCTACCAAGACCTAGTTTATCCTAATGTATTTTTAGTCATTAGCACCGCCCCCATTTCCCTCTATGTAGACCGTCAATTGCCTCCCCAGGACCGATTCCGGGCTTTATTTAATGTGGATGAATTCGCCGAAATTGTCGGGGAGGGATTTTGCGATCGCATGACCCTCCGCACCCACGGCTATGCAACCTCTGCCGCCACGTTTTATGATTTATTCAGGAACGAGGCTAAAGCCTTAAATCGCCAAGAGTCTTCCCCGGATAGCGGGTTAAAAGACAATCATTTTTATATTGGATATCATTGGCCGAGTGAACAACCCTTTACCAGTCCGGGATTATGGAAGGATTTCTCCAATAATTGGGGCGTTATTTTCAAATTCTCCTTTGTGCTTTCCGGATTTGCGGGCATTATTGGCACCGGATTGTATGGGATGGTCAAATTGCTCGGACTTCCCCTGTTCAAAGGGTTAGAATTCCTGCCTCTCATCGGTCCCATTTGGAAGGGGATCCAGTTGAGTGCGGTGGGTCTGCAATGGTATTGGGTGGTCCCACCCTTGTTTATCCTGTGGGTCCTGTTGATGCAGTGTTTGCGGGTGTTGGTTTATCAGCGCGATCGCTACCGGGCGATTCACTATGGTGCACCGGATTTAGCCGAATTCTTTTGGCGCTTAGACCGCGCTCTGAATCCCCAGGCAGTTAAAACAAACCAAGATAAAAAAACAGCACCTTTAACGCCGGTCTTAGGCTCGATTGAAGCGGAAAATCAGGGTTCTGTGTCCCTGGCAAATCATGCCGTTTCTGGGTCTAAGGCTGAGATTGGGGTGAACTTGGTCGGTCATAGTATGGGAGGACTGCTGCTGGTCAATACTCTGCGAATTTTGTCCGATCGCTTTGGCAAGGATGAGGAGGACATTGAGGATCCAGATGGGGGAGAGTTCAGCAAGATTGGCGATCGCCTGCGACTGGATAAATTAATTTTGGCCTCCCCGGATATCCCCCTGGAGTTCCTCCGGGAGGGTCGCAACAATTACGTTCGGTCCGCCATGCGTCGTTGCCGTCAAATTTACCTGATGTCAAGCGATCGCGATATTATCCTGCGCTATATGCCAACCCTCGGCAACTGGTTTAGTGAACCCAGCATCGAAATGTCCGCCTATCGTCTAGGAAATGTCTACCTCCAACCCTTAGACGATCGCTACCCCGATACCAATTACCGCCCTTACATTCGCAATGTCTTGGTCTCCCAAGCAGCGGCCAATCCCACGTCCGCTTATGACCTGTTTGAGCGCTTTAACTATATCGACTGTTCCGAGACGATTGGCGTGAATGGCATCTTTTGGCCCCTGAAGTCTCATCGAGGATTGGCGATCGACTTGATCAATACCCTGATGTTTCTCCTGAGTCTGACCTATAGTCGAGTCTTCGGCCAACTGGATTTACATGGGGGCTACTTTTTAACCCACACTGCCACCTTCAAGATTTTGAAACTGCTGATCAGTCTCAATCAGTCCGAATCTGAAATCAACGAAGGGATTCAAAAGTTGATTCCAGGCACAAAGATCCGGTTTTTACCCCGTCAACCCTTTTTGACGAAGGATTAA
- a CDS encoding D-glycero-alpha-D-manno-heptose-1,7-bisphosphate 7-phosphatase, which yields MKPAVFLDRDGVLNQEVGYIHRLEDLNLIPGVAAAVRHLNDRNLFCCLVSNQSGPARGYYPASHVEALHDRLCYLLDQEAGARLDALYYCPYLSPPEGGTEPEFTRWTTWRKPNTGMLVAAAWEHDLDLSQSFMVGDKATDVDMAHNAGCTGILVKTGYGDRVLGGQYQHHTHPDFIASDLAEAVHWITQQGSKSGRI from the coding sequence ATGAAACCCGCAGTATTCCTGGATCGAGATGGCGTTTTAAATCAAGAAGTTGGATATATTCACCGCCTTGAAGACCTGAATTTGATTCCCGGTGTGGCCGCAGCGGTCCGCCACTTAAATGACCGAAATCTCTTCTGTTGTCTGGTTTCCAACCAATCGGGTCCGGCGCGAGGATATTACCCCGCTTCTCATGTTGAAGCGCTGCACGATCGCCTGTGTTACTTATTGGACCAGGAAGCGGGGGCCCGCTTGGATGCGCTTTATTATTGTCCCTATCTAAGTCCTCCAGAAGGGGGGACGGAACCCGAGTTTACCCGGTGGACCACTTGGCGTAAACCCAATACGGGAATGTTAGTCGCGGCAGCGTGGGAACATGATTTAGACCTGAGTCAGAGTTTTATGGTGGGAGATAAGGCAACCGACGTGGATATGGCCCATAATGCGGGTTGTACGGGGATTTTGGTGAAAACGGGCTATGGCGATCGCGTGTTGGGGGGTCAATACCAACACCACACCCATCCGGATTTCATCGCCTCAGATTTAGCAGAGGCGGTGCATTGGATTACTCAGCAGGGGTCCAAATCGGGGAGGATTTAG
- a CDS encoding glycosyltransferase family 9 protein, which translates to MRILALVPGGIGDQILFFPTLDSLKRLYPNAYIDVVVEPRSKGAYRVSKFFHDKSLQVLPFDFKDRNGLADWGNLLGIMRDREYDAVISLGQRWVVGLLLWLTGIPIRISYSDLGNSWLLTNPVPLKTEQYAAGMYHDLLQGFGVSMPCPELCVTLLKEDLRWSDDEQQRLGVKDSGYILIHGGASQLSQIKGLDKIYPVEKWQQIIQDLQTRQPLPVVLIQGPEDKPLCDKLVRSCPGIKVTSPPDVGKLAATIAAANLMLCTDSAPMHLAVAVQTYTIALFGPTDPAKLLPAGDRYIGIQSSTGRIADISPEKVLEKVWGG; encoded by the coding sequence ATGCGAATACTGGCCCTTGTCCCAGGCGGAATCGGCGACCAAATTTTATTTTTCCCGACGTTGGATAGCCTAAAACGGTTATATCCCAACGCTTACATAGATGTTGTTGTGGAGCCTCGGTCGAAAGGTGCTTACCGGGTATCCAAGTTTTTTCATGACAAGTCCCTCCAGGTGCTGCCGTTTGATTTTAAGGATCGCAACGGGTTGGCGGATTGGGGGAATTTGCTGGGGATCATGCGCGATCGCGAATATGATGCGGTGATTTCCCTTGGACAGCGTTGGGTGGTGGGATTATTGCTCTGGTTAACAGGCATCCCCATCCGAATTAGCTACTCGGATTTGGGCAACTCCTGGTTGCTCACCAACCCAGTCCCGCTGAAAACTGAGCAGTATGCCGCCGGTATGTACCACGACTTGTTGCAGGGTTTTGGGGTCTCCATGCCTTGTCCGGAGCTCTGTGTGACCCTGCTCAAGGAGGATTTACGCTGGTCCGATGACGAACAGCAAAGATTGGGCGTCAAAGACAGCGGTTATATTCTGATTCATGGGGGGGCCAGCCAACTCTCCCAAATCAAAGGATTGGATAAAATTTATCCCGTTGAAAAATGGCAGCAGATTATCCAGGACCTGCAAACCCGTCAGCCCCTGCCGGTGGTCTTGATCCAAGGGCCAGAGGATAAACCCTTATGCGACAAGTTGGTTAGGTCCTGTCCCGGTATTAAGGTGACTTCACCCCCGGATGTGGGTAAGTTGGCGGCAACGATCGCCGCTGCGAATTTGATGCTCTGTACGGACAGTGCGCCGATGCATCTGGCGGTGGCGGTCCAAACCTATACCATTGCCTTGTTTGGCCCGACAGACCCCGCTAAATTGCTCCCTGCGGGCGATCGTTATATCGGCATTCAATCTTCTACGGGCAGAATTGCCGATATTTCACCAGAGAAGGTCCTAGAAAAAGTTTGGGGAGGCTAA